A window of the Citrus sinensis cultivar Valencia sweet orange chromosome 9, DVS_A1.0, whole genome shotgun sequence genome harbors these coding sequences:
- the LOC102608895 gene encoding protein PHOX1 codes for MGRNSGKTKKQIGGQSVGGSPKQIKVGEHSPKSYDKDTEVFIGMSQELKEEGNKLFQKRDHGGALLKYEKALKLLPRNYIDVSYLRSNMAACYMQMGLSEYPRAIHECNLALEVTPLYSKALLKRARCYEALNRLDLAFRDVTTVLNKEPKNIMAAEIAERVKKELEKRGLRVNDTVIELPPEYVEPPVASIAPKVVKEKTKKKKKSNKVEQKKTGVKVEEKEVDEKIEDKRVDGRIEEKMAEDKVVVEEKISSTEDNEPKKTVKLVFGEDIRVAQLPLNSSLLQLREVISDRFPSCRAVLIKYRDEEGDLVTITTDEELRWAEASAEMQGSVRLFVVEVNPLQDPLYERFKNEKVNSLDIEQKYFENGNVGNGKEADKGSCCIDDWIIEFAQLFKNHVGLDFDTYLNLHELGMKVYSEAMEEAVTSEEAQGLFNRAAEKFQEMAALALFNWGNIHMSRARKGVYLTKEASTESVLEQIKSAYDWAQKEFTIAGQRYEEALKIKPDFYEGILAMGQQQFEQAKLSWYYAVSSNVDLDTWPKTDVPLLYNSAESNMEKGMQMWEEMEGRRLSELSKQKKADNLPQRTGLHGLFKDISVVEAEEQARNMRSQINLLWGTILYERSIMEYKMGIPVWGESLEVAVEKFELAGASPTDIAVMIKNHCSNNTAGEGLGFQIDEIVLAWNDMYAAKKWESGVSSLRLEPLLRRRVSKLYHALEHA; via the exons ATGGGAAGGAATAGTGGAAAGACGAAGAAACAGATAGGTGGACAATCAGTAGGTGGTAGTCCTAAGCAAATCAAAGTTGGGGAACATAGTCCTAAATCTTATGATAAGGACACCGAGGTCTTTATTGGCATGTCTCAAGAATTGAAAGAGGAGGGGAACAAGCTGTTTCAAAAGAGGGACCATGGAGGAGCTTTATTGAAATATGAGAAAGCCCTCAAATTACTTCCAAGGAATTATATAGATGTCTCATATCTTCGGAGTAACATGGCTGCCTGTTATATGCAGATGGGTCTGAGTGAGTACCCCAGGGCAATACATGAGTGCAATTTAGCCCTAGAAGTCACACCCTTGTACAGTAAAGCACTTTTAAAAAGGGCTAGGTGTTACGAGGCTTTGAATAGGCTGGATTTGGCATTCAGAGATGTCACTACTGTTTTGAACAAGGAgccaaaaaatattatggcAGCGGAGATTGCAGAAAGAGTGAAGAAAGAACTTGAGAAGAGAGGGTTAAGGGTGAATGATACTGTCATCGAACTGCCTCCAGAATATGTTGAACCTCCTGTTGCTTCGATTGCTCCAAAAGTAGTGAAAGAGaagacaaagaagaagaagaagagcaacAAAGTTGAGCAGAAGAAGACTGGGGTCAAAGTTGAGGAAAAGGaagttgatgaaaagattGAAGACAAAAGGGTTGATGGCAGAATCGAGGAGAAGATGGCTGAGGATAAGGTAGTTGTGGAGGAGAAAATTTCTTCTACAGAGGACAATGAGCCAAAGAAGACTGTAAAGTTGGTGTTTGGGGAGGATATAAGAGTTGCTCAATTGCCACTTAATTCCAGCCTCCTACAACTTAGAGAGGTTATAAGTGATCGGTTTCCAAGCTGTAGAGCAGTTCTTATTAAGTACAGGGATGAAGAAGGTGATTTGGTCACAATTACTACTGATGAAGAACTAAGATGGGCTGAAGCATCGGCAGAAATGCAGGGTTCTGTCAGGCTGTTCGTGGTAGAAGTTAATCCACTGCAGGATCCATTGTATGAGAGATTCAAGAATGAGAAGGTGAACTCACTTgatatagaacaaaaatattttgagaatgGGAATGTGGGAAACGGTAAGGAAGCAGATAAGGGGTCATGTTGTATAGATGACTGGATAATTGAGTTTGCTCAGCTGTTCAAAAACCATGTTGGGTTAGATTTCGATACATACTTGAATCTTCATGAACTCGGCATGAAGGTATATTCTGAGGCTATGGAGGAGGCTGTTACCAGTGAAGAAGCCCAAGGTCTATTTAACAGAGCAGCAGAGAAATTTCAAGAAATGGCAGCATTAGCATTGTTCAACTGGGGAAACATTCACATGTCCAGAGCAAGGAAGGGGGTTTACCTCACCAAAGAGGCTTCTACAGAATCTGTACTGGAACAGATAAAAAGTGCATATGATTGGGCACAAAAGGAATTCACAATAGCAGGTCAGAGATATGAAGaagcattaaaaattaaacctgACTTCTATGAAGGGATTCTAGCTATGGGTCAACAGCAGTTTGAGCAAGCAAAACTTTCATGGTATTATGCAGTTAGCAGCAATGTTGATTTAGATACATGGCCTAAAACAGATGTTCCGCTACTATATAACAGTGCTGAGAGTAATATGGAGAAGGGCATGCAGATGTGGGAAGAGATGGAAGGGCGACGCCTTAGTGAACTTTCTAAACAAAAGAAAGCCGATAATCTTCCACAGAGAACTGGGTTGCATGGTTTATTTAAAGATATATCAGTAGTTGAAGCTGAAGAGCAGGCTAGAAATATGAGGTCCCAGATAAACCTCTTATGGGGCACCATACTCTATGAGCGATCCATTATGGAATACAAGATGGGGATACCAGTCTGGGGAGAAAGCTTAGAAGTTGCAGTCGAGAAGTTTGAGCTTGCTGGAGCATCTCCAACAGACATAGCTGTTATGATAAAGAACCACTGTTCAAACAATACTGCCGGAGAAG GTTTAGGGTTTCAAATTGATGAGATAGTGCTGGCATGGAATGATATGTATGCGGCTAAAAAGTGGGAAAGTGGGGTTTCATCATTGCGGCTTGAACCATTACTCAGACGGCGGGTTTCAAAGCTTTATCATGCTTTAGAGCATGCATAA
- the LOC102617373 gene encoding uncharacterized protein LOC102617373 — protein sequence MAQVISFRYSFALILTCSFMMAAPGLASVTFENPLIEGGQDPDVAKCLSTLESVHGCVQEVITAFLSLKVNLIGNACCKAFNEVDTNCWPKVFPFDPFFPPLLQSYCTTIVKNGPPTSIPQKQQNAPSPSPALFKRLEYCSVGYTKMAQVISFRYSFALILTCSFMMAAPGLAFVIFENPLNEGGQDPDAAKCLSTLESVHGCAQEVITAFLSLRVNLIGSACCKAFNEVDANCWPKVFPFDPFFPPLLQNYCTTIVRNEPPTPIPQKQQNAPSPPPALFK from the exons ATGGCTCAAGTGATCAGTTTCAGATACTCGTTTGCTCTGATCCTGACATGTTCATTCATGATGGCTGCTCCAGGATTAGCATCTGTTACTTTTGAGAATCCATTAATTGAAGGAGGACAGGATCCCGATGTTGCGAAATGCCTGTCAACTCTGGAAAGCGTGCACGGGTGCGTGCAAGAAGTCATAACCGCGTTCTTGAGCCTCAAAGTGAATTTGATCGGGAATGCTTGTTGCAAGGCCTTCAATGAAGTTGACACCAATTGTTGGCCGAAGGTGTTTCCTTTTGATCCTTTCTTCCCTCCTCTACTTCAAAGCTACTGCACAACGATCGTGAAGAATGGACCACCAACATCAATTCCCCAGAAGCAGCAGAATGCACCGTCACCGTCACCTGCACTGTTTAAGAGATTAGAATA CTGCAGCGTCG gaTATACCAAAATGGCTCAAGTGATCAGTTTCAGATACTCGTTTGCTCTGATCCTGACGTGTTCATTCATGATGGCTGCTCCAGGATTagcatttgttatttttgagAATCCATTAAATGAAGGAGGACAGGATCCCGATGCCGCGAAATGCCTGTCAACTCTGGAAAGCGTCCACGGGTGCGCGCAAGAAGTCATAACCGCATTCTTGAGCCTCAGAGTGAATTTGATTGGGAGTGCTTGTTGCAAGGCCTTCAATGAAGTTGACGCCAATTGCTGGCCTAAGGTGTTTCCTTTTGATCCTTTCTTCCCTCCTCTACTTCAAAACTACTGCACAACAATCGTGAGGAATGAACCACCAACACCAATTCCCCAGAAGCAGCAGAATGCACCGTCACCGCCACCTGCACTGTTTAAGTGA
- the LOC102610470 gene encoding triphosphate tunnel metalloenzyme 3 has protein sequence MEVELKLRLKNAASHKQLISLLSQFHTKTLRQHNLFFDTPTSFLSSQRSVLRLRKDTRCVLCLKSKPSLVNGVSRVEEDEEELDPVVAKECIENPSKLFEIESRVVRRVRAEFGVGSEVGLVCLGGFENLRQVYEWNGLILEVDETKYDFGTNYEVECESSDPEGVKKLLEGFLNENGIEFEYSQMTKFAVFRAGKLP, from the coding sequence ATGGAAGTAGAGCTCAAACTCCGCTTAAAAAACGCCGCATCCCATAAGCAACTGATCTCTCTTCTCTCCCAATTCCACACCAAAACCCTTCGCCAACACAACCTCTTCTTCGACACCCCAACTTCCTTCCTCTCCTCGCAGCGCTCTGTTTTGCGCCTCCGCAAGGACACCCGCTGTGTCCTCTGCCTTAAGTCAAAACCCTCGTTAGTCAACGGGGTCAGCCGGGTTGAGGAAGATGAGGAAGAATTGGACCCCGTTGTCGCAAAAGAGTGTATTGAGAATCCGTCGAAGTTGTTTGAGATTGAATCGAGGGTTGTGCGGAGAGTGAGAGCGGagtttggagtggggagtgaaGTGGGGTTGGTTTGTTTGGGGGGTTTTGAGAATTTGAGACAAGTTTATGAATGGAACGGTTTAATTTTGGAGGTCGATGAGACTAAGTATGATTTTGGGACTAATTACGAGGTGGAGTGTGAGAGTTCGGATCCTGAGGGTGTTAAAAAATTGCTTGAAGGGTTCTTGAATGAAAATGGGATTGAATTTGAGTACTCCCAGATGACCAAGTTCGCAGTTTTTCGAGCTGGGAAGCTGCCTTAA
- the LOC102609559 gene encoding uncharacterized protein LOC102609559 isoform X2: MRDVDKYKSFSMPSRDITQQIFSELLFSHCLTKASLKAFRDCALQDVLLGDYPRVKDSWMDVIASQGSSLLSADLSGSAVTDTGLGCLKDCTNLEALTFNYCDRISECGLKYISGLMKFESLNIRCC, encoded by the exons AT GCGGGATGTTGACAAATATAAGTCCTTTTCAATGCCGTCAAGGGATATTACTCAACAGATCTTCAGTGAATTGCTTTTTTCTCATTGTCTAACTAAAGCTTCTTTGAAAGCTTTTCGAGACTGTGCTCTCCAG GATGTTTTGTTGGGTGATTATCCTAGAGTGAAGGATAGTTGGATGGATGTCATTGCTTCACAAGGATCATCTTTACTTTCAGCTGATCTTTCTGGTTCTGCTGTCACGGATACTGGGTTAGGTTGCCTGAAAGATTGCACCAACCTCGAAGCCTTAACTTTCAACTATTGTGACCGCATTTCAGAATGTGGCCTGAAATACATTAGTG gtttaatgaaatttgagtCGCTTAATATCAGATGTTGTTAA
- the LOC102609559 gene encoding uncharacterized protein LOC102609559 isoform X3 translates to MSAFRDCALQDVLLGDYPRVKDSWMDVIASQGSSLLSADLSGSAVTDTGLGCLKDCTNLEALTFNYCDRISECGLKYISGLMKFESLNIRCC, encoded by the exons ATGTCAG CTTTTCGAGACTGTGCTCTCCAG GATGTTTTGTTGGGTGATTATCCTAGAGTGAAGGATAGTTGGATGGATGTCATTGCTTCACAAGGATCATCTTTACTTTCAGCTGATCTTTCTGGTTCTGCTGTCACGGATACTGGGTTAGGTTGCCTGAAAGATTGCACCAACCTCGAAGCCTTAACTTTCAACTATTGTGACCGCATTTCAGAATGTGGCCTGAAATACATTAGTG gtttaatgaaatttgagtCGCTTAATATCAGATGTTGTTAA
- the LOC102610160 gene encoding protein S-acyltransferase 24, giving the protein MSSEIEVVEEVGQSSQNHHNHDQSSPSNGVVVDEESLRNDVYTAAAYGDLEKLQRLVECEGCSVSEPDGLGYYALQWAALNNRTAAAQYIIEHGGDVNAADHTGQTALHWSAVRGAIQVAELLLREGARVNAADMYGYQTTHVAAQYGQTAFLYHIVSKWNADPDVPDNDGRSPLHWAAYKGFADCIRLLLFLDAYRGRQDKEGCTPLHWAAIRGNLEACTVLVQAGKKEDLMVTDNTGLTPAQLASDKNHRQVAFFLGNARRLLDKRCDGNSPIGKISKLGLAPALWCVILLMLVTYVHSVIMASNLPKLTAGFGLLAWSGVFLATGGLVLFYRCSRKDPGYIRMNVHDPQNMKDDEPLLKIEMNNPALLAGNWSQLCATCKIVRPLRAKHCSTCDRCVEQFDHHCPWVSNCIGKKNKWDFFLFLVLEVSAMLVTGAVTVIRVFTDPVAPSSFGAWMSYASTHHIGALSFLIADFSLFFGVAVLTAVQASQISRNITTNEMANALRYNYLRGAGGRFRNPYDHGCKRNCSDFLINGFNEDVECVEDSAGTEGIGMMHMSRNSNLQNGDGHIHHANGNGHVAINVNSNNTNSHHGHLHSSHCNHSNHGKSKTDSVPLGLGLGLGRSSARSVVAS; this is encoded by the exons ATGTCTTCGGAGATCGAGGTGGTCGAAGAGGTTGGCCAGTCATCGCAGAATCATCATAACCACGATCAATCATCCCCGTCAAACGGTGTCGTTGTGGACGAGGAGAGCCTGAGGAACGACGTGTATACGGCGGCTGCGTATGGGGATTTGGAGAAGTTACAGAGGTTGGTCGAGTGCGAAGGATGCTCCGTTTCCGAGCCCGATGGGCTTGGCTACTACGCCCTGCAGTGGGCCGCGCTTAACAATCGGACCGCTGCTGCTCAATACATTATCGAg CATGGTGGAGATGTAAATGCTGCAGATCATACAGGCCAGACTGCGTTGCATTGGAGTGCGGTACGTGGTGCAATCCAAGTTGCTGAGCTTTTACTTCGGGAGGGTGCACGGGTTAATGCTGCTGATATGTATGGCTATCAG ACTACACATGTTGCGGCCCAATATGGTCAGACAGCTTTCCTCTATCACATAGTTTCAAAATGGAATGCTGATCCTGATGTTCCTGATAATGACGGAAGAAGCCCATTGCATTG GGCAGCTTACAAGGGTTTTGCTGATTGTATACGTCTACTTCTATTTCTCGATGCATATAGAGGACGGCAGGACAAAGAAG GTTGCACACCTCTTCATTGGGCTGCTATTAGGGGTAATTTAGAGGCATGCACAGTGTTAGTACAGGCTGGCAAGAAGGAGGACTTGATGGTTACTGATAATACTGGTCTTACACCGGCGCAACTTGCTTCTGATAAGAATCACAGACAAGTTGCTTTTTTCCTT GGAAATGCTAGAAGGTTGCTTGACAAACGATGTGATGGGAATAGTcccattggaaaaatttctaAACTAGGGCTTGCACCTGCACTTTGGTGTGTGATTTTGCTGATGCTTGTCACCTATGTGCATTCTGTAATCATGG CATCAAACCTGCCAAAGTTAACTGCTGGCTTTGGCCTTCTTGCATGGTCAGGTGTTTTCCTAGCAACTGGCGGACTAGTTTTGTTCTATAGGTGTAGCAG AAAGGATCCAGGTTATATCAGAATGAATGTGCATGATCCACAAAATATGAAAGATGAT GAGCCTTTGCTGAAGATTGAGATGAATAATCCTGCATTGCTGGCTGGCAATTGGTCTCAGCTCTGTGCGACATGCAAG ATTGTCAGACCACTTCGTGCAAAGCACTGTTCCACTTGTGATCGTTGTGTTGAACAATTTGACCACCATTGTCCTTGGGTATCCAATTGCATTGGCAAG AAAAACAAGTGGGATTTCTTTCTGTTTCTTGTTTTAGAAGTTTCAGCAATGTTGGTAACTGGTGCAGTTACCGTCATAA GAGTTTTTACTGATCCAGTGGCTCCTTCCTCTTTTGGAGCATGGATGAGTTATGCTAGTACTCATCATATTGGTGCTTTATCATTCCTAATTGCGGATTTTTCCCTCTTCTTTGGCGTGGCTGTTTTGACAGCTGTTCAAGCTTCTCAG ATATCTCGCAATATAACAACTAATGAAATGGCAAATGCACTACGATACAACTACCTAAGGGGTGCCGGTGGTCGCTTTAGAAATCCTTATGATCATGGGTGCAAGAGGAACTGCTCTGATTTCTTAATCAATGGCTTCAATGAAGATGTGGAGTGCGTTGAAGATTCAGCTGGTACTGAGGGGATTGGAATGATGCATATGTCAAGGAATTCAAATTTGCAAAATGGGGATGGTCATATACATCACGCCAATGGCAATGGCCATGTCGCTATCAATGTGAATTCAAACAACACAAACTCACATCATGGTCATCTCCATTCTTCTCATTGCAACCACAGTAACCATGGGAAATCCAAAACTGATAGCGTTCCACTAGGTTTGGGTCTTGGTCTTGGGCGCAGTTCTGCACGTTCTGTTGTGGCTTCATGA
- the LOC102609559 gene encoding uncharacterized protein LOC102609559 isoform X1, translating to MLLSRRDVDKYKSFSMPSRDITQQIFSELLFSHCLTKASLKAFRDCALQDVLLGDYPRVKDSWMDVIASQGSSLLSADLSGSAVTDTGLGCLKDCTNLEALTFNYCDRISECGLKYISGLMKFESLNIRCC from the exons ATGCTGCTATCAAGGCGGGATGTTGACAAATATAAGTCCTTTTCAATGCCGTCAAGGGATATTACTCAACAGATCTTCAGTGAATTGCTTTTTTCTCATTGTCTAACTAAAGCTTCTTTGAAAGCTTTTCGAGACTGTGCTCTCCAG GATGTTTTGTTGGGTGATTATCCTAGAGTGAAGGATAGTTGGATGGATGTCATTGCTTCACAAGGATCATCTTTACTTTCAGCTGATCTTTCTGGTTCTGCTGTCACGGATACTGGGTTAGGTTGCCTGAAAGATTGCACCAACCTCGAAGCCTTAACTTTCAACTATTGTGACCGCATTTCAGAATGTGGCCTGAAATACATTAGTG gtttaatgaaatttgagtCGCTTAATATCAGATGTTGTTAA